The Fusobacterium varium genome contains the following window.
AATCAATGGATAGCTAAAAACTTTGTAGAAGGAGAGTTTTTAGATTATGTATCTAATGATTCAGTAGTAGCATTTCCAGTATCTATGATAGATAAAATTACTCCAAGACCAGCAGAAGTAATTGAAAAACATTTAGAAGAGCTAGGATTTGAAAATATGGATATAGTTGTAACTGAAAGAAATAGTTTTACAGCTCCATTTGTAAATGCTGAAGCTCCACAATATTTTGTAGTAGAAGATAAATTCCCAAATGGAAAACCACAAATAGAATTATCAGAAGCGGGAGTATATGTTACTGATAGAGAAACTGTTGAAAAAACAGAAAGAATGAAAGTAACTACTTGCTTAAACCCTCTACATACAACATTAGCAGTATATGGATGTCTATTTAACTATAAAACTATCTATGAAACTGTAAATGATTCTCTTTTAAATAAATTAATAAAAAATATTGGATATAATGAAGCTCTTCCAGTTGTTGAGAACCCTGGAATCTTAGATCCAAAAGCGTTTATAGATGAAGTAGTAAATGAAAGATTCCCAAATCCATTTATTCCAGATCAACCTGAGAGAATAGCAACAGATACTTCTCAAAAAGTTGGAATAAGATTTGGAGAAACAATTAAATCTTACTTAAATAGCAAAGATTTAGATGTAAAAACATTAAAATATATTCCAATGGTGTATGCTGGATGGTTTAGATATCTTATGGGATTAGATGATAATGGAAATGAAAGATCTATTAGTAGTGATCCAATGTTAGATATGTTAAAAGAAAGCATTTCAGGAATAGAATTTGGAAAACCAGAAACATATAATGGACAATTAAAAGAAGTATTAAAAAATAAAATGATATTTGGGGTAGATTTAGAAGAAGTTGGATTATCAGATTTAATTGAAAAATACTTTGTTGAGATGTTAGCTGGTAAAGATGCAGTTAAAAACACATTAAAAAAATATTTAGTAGATTAGATAATAAATTTATTAGGGGAGGACTTAATGAAAAAGGTATTTAAAATATTTTTAAGCACAATTCTTACATTAGGAACACTATTAATATTTACATCTTGTGGAAAAAGTGACAGTAAAACAATAATAAGAGTATCTCACAACCAAGCTGCAGATCACCCTACAAATATAGGACTTTTAGCTTTTGAAGAATTTATTGAAAGTAAATTAGGAGATAAATATGATGTACAAATATTCCCTAACGAACTTTTAGGTTCACAAGTAAATACAGTTGAACTTACACAAACAGGGGCAATAAACTTTACAGTAGCAAGTAACGCTATTCTTGAAAGTTTCGATAATATATATCAAATATTTAACCTACCATATTTATTTAATAGTCCAGAGCACTATCATGCAGTAATGGATAACAAAGAGTTAATTAAACCAATATTTACTTCAACAGAAAAATCTGGATTTGAAGCAGTAGCATGGTTAGATGCAGGAACAAGAAACTTCTATACTGTAAAAAAACCAATAAGAACACCTGATGATCTAAAGGGGTTAAAAATTAGAGTACAACAATCAGCATCAAATATTAGAATGATGGAATTATTTGGTGGAGCAGCAACTCCAATGGGATTTGGAGAAGTTTATACAGCTTTACAACAAAGTGTTATTGATGGAGCTGAAAATAATGAACTTGCTTTAACAAGTAATAAACATGGGGAAGTTTGTAAATATTATTCATATAATATGCACCAAATGGTACCAGATATTGTAATAGGAAACTTAAGATTCTTAAATA
Protein-coding sequences here:
- a CDS encoding mannitol dehydrogenase family protein — its product is MKLCLKELNNIETSLKGIVKTPMYDIEKIKENTNKAPKWLHFGAGNIFRAYIGKMAQNLLNKGLEDTGIIVAESFDEEIIDKVYTPYDNLTMLVTLFKNGEFENEIIGSIVDSVKISSEKAKLMDIAIAPSLQMISFTITEKGYNLKAPNGEFFKVIQDDFENGPENAKHVMSILTSLLYARFKNGKTPISIVSMDNCAGNGDRIRAAVIEIANQWIAKNFVEGEFLDYVSNDSVVAFPVSMIDKITPRPAEVIEKHLEELGFENMDIVVTERNSFTAPFVNAEAPQYFVVEDKFPNGKPQIELSEAGVYVTDRETVEKTERMKVTTCLNPLHTTLAVYGCLFNYKTIYETVNDSLLNKLIKNIGYNEALPVVENPGILDPKAFIDEVVNERFPNPFIPDQPERIATDTSQKVGIRFGETIKSYLNSKDLDVKTLKYIPMVYAGWFRYLMGLDDNGNERSISSDPMLDMLKESISGIEFGKPETYNGQLKEVLKNKMIFGVDLEEVGLSDLIEKYFVEMLAGKDAVKNTLKKYLVD
- a CDS encoding TRAP transporter substrate-binding protein; protein product: MKKVFKIFLSTILTLGTLLIFTSCGKSDSKTIIRVSHNQAADHPTNIGLLAFEEFIESKLGDKYDVQIFPNELLGSQVNTVELTQTGAINFTVASNAILESFDNIYQIFNLPYLFNSPEHYHAVMDNKELIKPIFTSTEKSGFEAVAWLDAGTRNFYTVKKPIRTPDDLKGLKIRVQQSASNIRMMELFGGAATPMGFGEVYTALQQSVIDGAENNELALTSNKHGEVCKYYSYNMHQMVPDIVIGNLRFLNSLSPEERAIFDEGFTIISKVQREAWGESVNKAIQQAKEMNVEFIYPDVLAFQERVLPLHDEVLAATPKLKPIYDKIQEIGKEIKGGKN